The region CGAGGACTTGCCCTGGAGGATCTTGATGTACTCCTGCTGGAGCGGCGTGAACAGGCTGCCCACCTGCGGCAGCGCGACCCGCGGCCGGGCGGTGTCCATGATCGGCTTGAAGCCGGCGATCGTCTGGTTCTTGAGCACCTCGGCGGTGTAAGCGGAGGTCCTGGTCGGCAGGGTGCCGTTCTTCAGCGCGATCGTCTGCTGGCTGGCCGACGAGGTCATGAACTGCGTGAACAGGTAGGCCGCGTCGAGGTTCTTCGAGCCCTGGTAGACCGCCAGGTCGTGGCCGCCGGTCGGCGCCAGCGCCTTGCCGGTGGTGCCGGCCGGCACCGGGGCGTACCCGAGGTTGGCCTCCTTGCCCTGGAAGGCGGACCCGGTCAGGTCGTCGCCCACCGACCACGGCCCCTGGATCAGCATGGCGACCTTGCCGGTCTTGAAGGAGGTCTGCATGTTGTCGTAGGCGCTGGCGAAGTCGACCTTGAGCGAGGAGGTGTCGTAGACCTTCTTCGCCTCGGTGACCGCCTTGACGGCCTCCGGCGAGTTGATCGTGATCTTCTTGGCGGTCGGGTCCGCCAGGTCCGCGCCCTCGCCGAACAGCAGCGGGAAGAGGAAGTAGGAGTCGGGGTTGACGTAGGTGCCCGCGACACCCGGCACCTTCGCCTTGATGGTCGCGGAGTCGGCGATCAACTCGTCCCACGTGGCCGGGGGCTTGGTGATGCCGGCCTTGGCGAAGATGTCCTTGTTGTAGAGCAGCCCGAGGGTGTCGGTCACCGACGGCACGCCGTAGGACTTGCCCTCGTACTTGGTGGTGTCCAGCGGGCCCGCCACGAAGTCCTGCGTGTCGGTCAGCGCCGCGGTGCCGTCCAGCGGGGCGATGTAGTGGAGGGAGGCGTATTCGGGGATCAGCCCGACGTCGGTCCGCACCACGTCCGGCGCGCCCTTGCCGCTCTGCGCCGCCGCCTTGAACTTCTGCTCCACGGTGGTGAAGTCGACGTTCTGGTAATTGACCTTGATCTTGGGGTACTTCGCCTCGAAGTCCTTGATGAGGGCCTGGTAGGTCGGGGCCTCGTTCTTGGCGTCCGAGGTGTCCCAGTAGGTGATCGTCCCGGACACCGCGGCCGGGTCCTTGGCCGCCGTCCCCTTGTCGCTCTTGTCGTCGCTACCACTACCGCCACAGGCGGTGACCCCGAGAACGATGGCCGCGGCCATCGCCACGGCGGATATGCCGCGTCGCATACCTGACTCCTTGAAGAGGGAAGTGCCCGTTCGCCCTGGCCAGGCTGGCTGCCGGCCGCTGTCGTCCCAACGGGCCGCTCGGGCTGGGCAGGAACGTAACAGCGATGTAATGCTTTGCGAAAGAGGCTGCAAGAAACTTTCCGCAAGATCCTTCATCCGTGACATCCCCGTTATCCGGGCGTGTCGTCGCGGCGGCGCGGAAGTGGCCGAAGCGGCCCGTTCCGGTGTGCGAACTGGGCGGGGAGCGGCGGCGGATGGCGCGATCGTCGCGGAAAGTGCTTACAGAGTCTTGCTGCAACGGCCCTCGCGGGGATACGTTCCCGCTCAGCTTCGGCACCGACGCCGCAGTGGCGACCGGTTCATGCGCGTGGACCCGGGCGCGAGGCTGTCCCCAGCAAGGAGAACCGCCCGTGGCCCTGGAGTTCAGGCTGCCCGTGTTCAGGACGCGGCGCCGTGCCCGGCGCGTCGCCGCCGCCACCGCCTTCGCGGCGCTGGCCGTATTCGTCCAGCCGGCCTACGCGCACGGCGCGCCCCGGCCGCCCGCCCCGCCGTCCGACCGGGCGCTCGCCGGGCAGGCCGCCCGGCACGACGCCACACGCGAGCAGTTCTACTTCGTGATGCCGGACCGGTTCGCGAACGGCGACAAGGCCAACGACCGCGGCGGGCTGACCGGCAGCCGGCTCAGCACCGGCTACGACCCCACGGACAAGGGCTTCTACCAGGGCGGCGACCTCAAGGGCCTCACGCAGAAGCTGGATTACATCAAGGGCCTGGGCACCACCGCGATCTGGATGGCGCCGATCTTCAAGAACCAGCCCGTGCAGGGCACCGGCGCCGACGCGTCGGCCGGCTACCACGGTTACTGGATCACCGACTTCACCCGGGTGGACCCGCACTTCGGCACCAACGACGACCTGAAGAAGCTGATATCCGCGGCCCACGCTAAGGGTATGAAGATCTTCTTCGACGTGATCACCAACCACACCGCCGACGTGATCGGCAACACCGACAACACCTACAACTACCTCTCCAAGGGCGCCTTCCCCTACCTGTCGGCCGACGGCACCCCCTTCGACGACGACAGCCACGCCGACGGCGCCACCGCCTTCCCGAAGGTCACGACCGCGTCCTTCCCGCGCACCCCCACCGTGCCCGCCGCCGCGCGCGACACCAAGGTCCCGGCCTGGCTCAACGATCCGACGATGTACCACAACCGCGGCGACTCCACCTTCGCCGGCGAGAGCGCCGACCAGGGCGACTTCACCGGGCTCGACGACCTGTGGACCCAGCGGCCCGAGGTCGTGCGCGGCATGGAGCAGATCTACGAGAAGTGGGTCAAGGACTTCGCGATCGACGGCTTCCGCATCGACACCGTCAAGAACGTCGACCTGCCGTTCTGGACCCAGTGGGCGACCGCGCTGGACACCTACGTGGCACAGCACGGCCGGAAGAACTTCTTCATGTTCGGCGAGACCTACGACGCCGACCCGGCCGTCACCTCGCCGTACGTCACCCAGGGCCGGCTCGACGCGACGCTGGACTTCCCGTTCCAGGACGCCGCCCGCGGCTACGCCTCGCAGGGCGCCGCGCCCGCCAAGCTCGCCGCGGTCTACGGGCAGGA is a window of Streptomyces sp. NBC_01477 DNA encoding:
- a CDS encoding extracellular solute-binding protein encodes the protein MRRGISAVAMAAAIVLGVTACGGSGSDDKSDKGTAAKDPAAVSGTITYWDTSDAKNEAPTYQALIKDFEAKYPKIKVNYQNVDFTTVEQKFKAAAQSGKGAPDVVRTDVGLIPEYASLHYIAPLDGTAALTDTQDFVAGPLDTTKYEGKSYGVPSVTDTLGLLYNKDIFAKAGITKPPATWDELIADSATIKAKVPGVAGTYVNPDSYFLFPLLFGEGADLADPTAKKITINSPEAVKAVTEAKKVYDTSSLKVDFASAYDNMQTSFKTGKVAMLIQGPWSVGDDLTGSAFQGKEANLGYAPVPAGTTGKALAPTGGHDLAVYQGSKNLDAAYLFTQFMTSSASQQTIALKNGTLPTRTSAYTAEVLKNQTIAGFKPIMDTARPRVALPQVGSLFTPLQQEYIKILQGKSSVQSGLDAAAKEFGKLLPGYSVQ